Proteins encoded by one window of BD1-7 clade bacterium:
- the rluC gene encoding Ribosomal large subunit pseudouridine synthase C codes for MSKDVDSPTTASKVRWVDITEDDAGQRLDNFLFRILKGVPKSRVYRALRHGEVRINKKRVKADYRLQAGDLLRVPPVRVAERPAVFVSDKTLETIENAIVYEDEQILVVNKPSGIAVHGGSGVDFGLIEAVRKLRPDCKRLELAHRLDRDTSGLTIIVKKSQVLRFIHQQLREKTMEKTYLALVKGRWPRRKTQVDVGLQKNVLKSGERMVYASPEGKPSKTLFRIAEVLQGATLVEASPVTGRTHQIRVHGLHAGFPLLGDSKYGDNEVSQFARQIGLERLFLHASRVSFRLPDRAKPLVLEAPLPDELQSIVDHLRLPAGGV; via the coding sequence ATGTCGAAAGACGTTGATAGCCCGACGACAGCGTCCAAGGTTAGGTGGGTTGATATTACTGAGGATGACGCCGGTCAAAGGCTTGATAACTTTCTGTTTCGCATTCTCAAGGGTGTCCCGAAGTCACGTGTTTACCGTGCATTACGACACGGTGAGGTGCGTATCAATAAGAAGCGTGTCAAAGCTGATTATCGGCTTCAGGCTGGCGATCTTCTGAGGGTTCCCCCTGTGCGGGTTGCCGAGCGGCCTGCCGTATTTGTCTCTGATAAAACCCTTGAAACGATTGAAAACGCCATTGTTTATGAAGATGAACAGATTCTGGTGGTTAACAAACCCTCTGGAATCGCGGTTCATGGCGGCAGTGGTGTCGACTTTGGTTTGATTGAAGCTGTGCGGAAGTTACGACCAGATTGTAAACGTCTAGAGCTAGCTCACCGCTTGGATCGTGATACGTCGGGTTTGACGATTATAGTTAAGAAATCTCAGGTGTTGCGCTTCATTCATCAGCAGCTGCGCGAAAAAACCATGGAAAAAACCTACCTCGCATTAGTTAAAGGGCGCTGGCCGCGACGTAAGACGCAGGTTGATGTTGGTTTGCAAAAGAATGTACTGAAAAGCGGTGAGCGAATGGTATACGCCTCGCCGGAAGGTAAGCCGTCGAAAACTCTTTTTCGCATCGCTGAGGTTTTGCAGGGCGCAACCTTGGTTGAGGCTAGCCCGGTTACAGGGCGTACCCATCAGATAAGGGTGCATGGTCTTCATGCAGGATTTCCACTGCTGGGTGATAGCAAGTACGGTGATAATGAGGTTTCTCAATTTGCCCGTCAAATTGGATTGGAGCGCTTGTTTCTTCATGCGAGTCGAGTGAGTTTTCGCTTGCCGGATAGGGCAAAGCCCTTGGTGCTGGAGGCGCCGTTACCGGACGAACTGCAATCCATTGTTGATCATTTACGATTGCCTGCCGGTGGCGTTTGA
- the mupP_1 gene encoding N-acetylmuramic acid 6-phosphate phosphatase: MLVIFDWDGTLIDSTGKIVGAMQAAIEGLGLPPLEDAPIQNIIGLGLPEAILKLYPHEPASVRESLRVGYSKAFVKADTVPCELYGGVETTLASLKNANMQLAVATGKSRKGLDRQLAKLGWADYFDATRCADETESKPSPLMLQQLLHELDVSVDRALMVGDTEYDLLMAKNAGMASVGVSYGAHSVAHLQTFDPVVIVDHMSELGNYVLGRL, encoded by the coding sequence GTGCTAGTTATTTTTGATTGGGATGGAACCCTGATTGACTCAACAGGAAAGATAGTGGGTGCAATGCAGGCGGCTATTGAAGGCTTGGGCTTGCCGCCGCTTGAGGATGCGCCCATCCAGAATATTATTGGTTTGGGGTTGCCTGAGGCGATACTTAAATTGTATCCGCATGAACCTGCTTCTGTGCGCGAATCTTTGCGTGTTGGTTATTCAAAGGCTTTTGTAAAAGCGGATACAGTGCCGTGCGAGCTTTATGGGGGTGTTGAAACGACCTTGGCCTCGCTCAAAAATGCGAACATGCAGTTAGCTGTGGCAACCGGCAAGAGTCGTAAAGGTCTAGATCGGCAATTGGCGAAGCTCGGCTGGGCCGATTATTTTGATGCGACACGCTGTGCGGACGAAACAGAATCTAAGCCGTCGCCACTGATGTTGCAGCAGTTACTTCATGAATTGGATGTCTCAGTTGATCGGGCCTTGATGGTTGGTGATACAGAGTATGATCTCTTAATGGCTAAAAATGCCGGTATGGCCTCTGTAGGTGTAAGTTATGGTGCGCATTCTGTGGCGCATTTACAGACGTTTGACCCGGTTGTCATCGTGGATCATATGTCCGAACTGGGTAATTATGTTCTTGGTCGTTTATAA
- the sppA gene encoding Putative signal peptide peptidase SppA: MEEKSKEWQLLEKAVLASVTEQRRARRWRIFFVVLFFVYLFSILGIVTQNADMSAVAKTSEHTAVVRIQGPIMEQEPASANAIATGLRAAFKEPNAKAIILAINSPGGSPVQAGYAYDEIMRLRKLHPEKKVYAVISDLGASAAYYIASAADEIYADKASLVGSIGVISAGFGFVGTIDKLGVQRRVITSGKNKAFMDPFEPLKPSDEKFWRDSLDLIHQQFITAVKTGRGERLKETDDIFSGLIWPGETALELGLVDGLGSAGYVARDIVGAKDTVDYTVSRDPIERLIRQLGASAGAAVYQQLQMSDTAPTIR, translated from the coding sequence ATGGAAGAAAAAAGTAAAGAGTGGCAGTTGCTAGAGAAGGCGGTGTTGGCGTCAGTTACTGAGCAGCGTCGAGCTCGCCGATGGCGCATCTTCTTTGTGGTTTTGTTCTTCGTTTATCTGTTTTCGATTCTCGGGATAGTTACGCAGAATGCCGATATGTCTGCCGTGGCAAAAACCTCCGAGCATACTGCAGTTGTGCGTATTCAGGGCCCGATAATGGAGCAGGAGCCCGCCAGTGCGAATGCAATAGCAACTGGGTTGCGAGCAGCGTTTAAAGAGCCGAACGCGAAGGCAATCATTTTGGCAATTAATAGTCCGGGCGGTAGTCCGGTGCAGGCAGGATATGCCTATGATGAAATTATGCGATTGCGGAAGCTGCATCCAGAGAAAAAGGTGTACGCGGTGATCAGTGATTTGGGCGCGTCTGCTGCTTATTATATTGCCTCGGCTGCTGATGAAATCTATGCCGACAAGGCCAGTCTTGTTGGGTCTATTGGGGTTATATCTGCAGGTTTCGGATTTGTCGGTACGATCGACAAGTTGGGTGTTCAGCGTCGAGTGATCACCTCAGGTAAAAACAAGGCATTCATGGATCCATTTGAGCCATTGAAGCCATCTGATGAAAAATTTTGGCGGGATTCGTTGGATTTAATTCATCAGCAATTCATAACAGCGGTAAAAACCGGGCGTGGTGAGCGGCTAAAAGAAACCGACGACATATTTAGCGGGTTAATTTGGCCGGGCGAAACAGCGTTAGAGCTCGGATTGGTAGATGGCTTGGGTAGTGCGGGTTATGTTGCTCGAGATATTGTTGGTGCAAAAGACACCGTAGACTACACCGTCTCGAGAGATCCGATTGAGCGACTAATTCGCCAATTGGGTGCCTCTGCCGGTGCTGCAGTGTATCAGCAGCTCCAGATGTCTGATACTGCTCCTACCATTCGATAA
- the yceF gene encoding Maf-like protein YceF: protein MPGTAHTRIILASGSPYRRKLLQQLEIPFDCISPEIDETASSLEQPDALALRLSKQKAQAAANQLTPLEEPAIIIGSDQVAACDGKVFGKPGTKEEALKQLTWCQGKIVTFYTGLSLLHLGSSKQITRLCPFSVTFRNRKEAQLKAYIQREQPLDCAGSFKAEGLGITLFKSMAGKDPNSLIGLPLIDLVEMLEQFGIELL from the coding sequence ATGCCAGGTACCGCTCATACACGAATAATTCTTGCTTCCGGATCACCCTATCGCCGCAAATTATTGCAGCAGCTAGAAATTCCATTTGACTGCATCAGCCCCGAGATCGACGAAACGGCATCATCGCTCGAACAACCCGACGCACTAGCACTGCGCCTATCAAAACAGAAGGCCCAGGCTGCCGCCAATCAGCTAACCCCACTTGAAGAGCCCGCAATCATTATTGGGAGCGATCAAGTAGCCGCGTGTGACGGCAAAGTATTTGGCAAACCTGGCACAAAAGAAGAAGCACTTAAACAATTAACCTGGTGCCAAGGCAAAATTGTGACCTTTTACACTGGATTAAGTTTGTTGCACTTAGGTTCATCTAAGCAGATCACGCGTCTTTGCCCGTTTTCCGTCACTTTTCGCAACCGTAAGGAAGCACAACTTAAAGCCTACATCCAACGAGAACAGCCCCTCGATTGTGCCGGCAGCTTTAAAGCAGAAGGCCTTGGCATCACTTTATTCAAAAGCATGGCAGGCAAAGACCCCAACAGCCTTATCGGCCTCCCTCTTATCGACTTGGTAGAGATGCTTGAACAATTCGGTATCGAGCTTTTATAG
- the yceD gene encoding Large ribosomal RNA subunit accumulation protein YceD, translating to MFDEPLPKHADVRKLASREASFVAKLDVTHLPRIDNIVLDGVQFVAIDLQFAIDDQRVKTIQGKINAKLQVECQRCMEPVAIDVHSDVNLAIVWDEEQAKKLRRDCDPLIVGEDELVNLNEVVEDELLLSVPFVSYHDPADCRGTQNYESLDPSSADKPAVEEETTNPFSVLASLKSGK from the coding sequence ATGTTTGATGAGCCACTCCCAAAACACGCTGACGTACGTAAGCTAGCATCGCGAGAAGCGAGCTTTGTTGCCAAGTTGGATGTTACGCATTTGCCCCGGATCGATAATATCGTTCTTGATGGTGTTCAGTTCGTAGCTATAGATCTTCAGTTTGCAATTGATGATCAGCGGGTAAAGACTATACAAGGCAAGATCAATGCAAAGCTTCAGGTTGAATGTCAACGCTGTATGGAGCCTGTTGCGATTGATGTGCATTCCGATGTAAATCTCGCCATCGTATGGGACGAAGAGCAAGCGAAGAAACTCCGACGTGATTGTGATCCGTTGATCGTGGGTGAAGATGAGCTTGTTAATCTCAACGAAGTGGTTGAGGATGAATTACTTCTGAGTGTACCTTTTGTCAGCTATCACGATCCGGCTGATTGTAGGGGCACACAGAATTACGAAAGTTTAGACCCGTCTTCTGCAGATAAACCTGCTGTAGAAGAAGAAACAACAAACCCTTTTAGCGTGCTGGCAAGTTTAAAGTCAGGCAAATAG
- the rpmF gene encoding 50S ribosomal protein L32 yields MAVQKSKKTRSRRGMRRSHDALTGKALSVDSASGELHLRHHITKDGFYRGRKVVETGADD; encoded by the coding sequence ATGGCTGTTCAAAAGAGCAAAAAGACCCGTTCGCGTCGTGGTATGCGTCGTTCTCACGATGCATTGACTGGTAAGGCTTTGTCAGTAGACAGTGCTAGCGGTGAATTGCATCTTCGTCACCATATTACTAAAGACGGTTTCTATCGTGGCCGTAAAGTTGTTGAAACCGGCGCTGACGATTAA